Genomic DNA from Acidimicrobiales bacterium:
CATGCTGACCATCGAGTGGCAGGCCCTGAGCCCGAGGCACGGCTACGCCGTGCCAGAGGCGGTGGAGGCGGCGGGAGCGGCGGAGCAGTTCCATGAGGCCATGGACCGATCGGGCCAGCTCCACGACACCCTCGTCGAGCGCTTCCCGTCCCAGGCCAGCTACGCCGTCAGCCTCGCCTACCGGGTTCGCTACAGCATGCAGATGAACGCCCGGGAGGCCATGCACCTCCTGGAGCTGCGCACCACGCCCCAGGGTCACCCCGCCTACCGCCGTGTCTGCCAGGAGATGCACCGCCTCATCGCCGAGGAGGCGGGTCACCACGCCCTGGCACGGATGATGAGCTTCGTCGACCACGGCGAGACCGAGCTCGAGCGCCTCGACGCCGAGCGGCGCGCCGAACAGCGACGCAGCAGCCGGTAGGGCGCTGGGGTCAGGCTGGCGCTCGGCGGCGACCAGGGTCCCGAGTCGATTGCTCTTTTCTCCACCCTCCTGACCAGCCGCGACGCGCGTCTGCGCAGGTGAGGAGGGGTGTTTCGGATCGGGTCAGCACCTTGACAGTCGCCGGCGCCGCGTGGCATGAAGGCGGGGCACTCCGCCCGAGAGGGTGGTGGCACACAGGGACCGGGAGGGTCCGACGAGCTCAGTAGCAAACGTCGCGGGCGCGCCGGACCGGCGTCCCCCGATGGCCCCAACGGCTCGCCGGGCCCACCCTCCCTGTGCCCGGCCCGCCTCCCGCAGGTTGCACGCAGCGCGGGAGTGGATAGAGTCGCCCGCGCCTCGACCCGATCGCGCAGCGAACCCCCCCCTCCTCCAAGGACTGGCATGGCCGACGACCTCGACGACGATGTGACCGACGATCTCGACGAAGAGATCGACGACGAGGACGACCTCGACGACGACGACCTCGACGACGACGCCTTCGTCGAGGACCTCGAGACCGACGACCTCGCGGTCGATGCCGACACGGACGACGAAGAGGACGACGCGGCCGACGCGGCCGACGAAGAGGACGAGGTCGTCCCCGTCAAGGCCAAGGGCAACAAGGCCGCCAAGGACGACGACACCGACGAGGAGGAGGAGGAGGAGGAGCCCGACCCCGACGACGTCGAGGCCGACCTCGACACCATCTTGAAGGACCGCCTCGTGGTGGCCGACGACGAGGACGATGACGACGACGAGGACGAGGTCCCCGACACCGACGAGAAGGTCGAGGGCACCAAGGTCCGCCCCAGGGCGCCCGGCGAGTTCGTCTGCCAGTCCTGCTTCCTCGTGAAGCACCCGAGTCAGCTCGCCGATCCCACCGCCCAGCTCTGCCGCGACTGCGACTGACCACGGCCGGCACGGCACCCTCGACTTTCATCTGTCGTCCCGATCGGGGAACATCGGGTCGTGAGCAACGACAAGACGCCCCTCGACCGTGCCCTCGATGTGGTGCTCTTCGCCCCCGTCGGCCTCGCCCTCGCCGCCCGGGAGTTGCTGCCCGACCTGGCCGACCGTGGTCGTCAGCAGCTGACCAACCAGGCGACCATGGCCAAGATGGTCGGACAGTTCGCCGTCCAGCAGGGGCAGGTGCAGGCCACCAAGGCCCTTGACGACGCCCGCCATCAGGCCGCCACCGCCCTCGAGCAGCTCGGCCTGCTGGGCGATGCCAGCTCGAGCAACGGGAGCAGCGCCACCACCGCGACGGCACCGGCCACCACGGCACCTGCGCCTGCCGCCCCGGCACCGTCGCCCACCCCGACCAGTGGGCCCGGGGCCGCCGCGCTGGCCATCCCCGACTACGACTCGTTGTCGGCCTCCCAGGTCGTGCCGAGGCTCTCTGGGCTCGGCGCTACCGAGCTCGAGGCCGTGCGTGCCTACGAGGGCGCCCACCGCGGCCGCAAGACCATCCTCAACAAGGTGGCGCAGCTCCAGGCCGGTGCCTGAGCGGCGTGGAGGGCGCTCGCCTCGCCACCCGTGACGACGTGGCCCGCCTGGCCGACCTCGTCGTCGAGGCCATCGCCGAGCAGGCCACTGGTCGGGGCGGACCGGTCTGGTCCCAGCGCGAGGCCCGGGGGGTGCCGGCGGCAGCTTCCCTGGAGGAGGCGGTCGCTGACCCGGACCGCTTCGTCGTCGTCGGTACCATCAACGACGTTGTGGTCGGCTTCGCCGCCGCTCACGTCGAGGAGCTGCGCAACGCTGAGCTCCTCGGTGTCGTCACCGACATCTACACCGAGGCCGACGCCCGAGGCGTCGGGGTGGGGGAGGCCATGATCAACGAGGTCCTCGACTGGTGCCGCGGCCGCGGTTGCTCCGGCGTCGACGCCCTGGCCCTCCCGGGCAACCGCAGCACCAAGAACTTCTTCGAGACGTTCGGGTTCACCGCCCGTGCCATCATCGTCCACCGCAGCCTCACCGGGGAGGCAGGGGCATGAGGCCACCCGAGCTCTGCGTGGGAGCGGTGGCGGTCGACGACGGCAGGCTCCTCCTCATCCGCCGGGGCCACGGACCCGCCCAGGGGGACTGGTCGGTCCCCGGCGGTCGTGTCGAAGCCGGTGAGACCCTCGCCGAGGCCGTCGTGCGCGAGCTGACGGAGGAAACCGGCATCGAGGGTGTGTGCGGGGCGCTCCTCGGGGTGGTGGAGCGCTTCGACGACGACCGCCACTTGGTCATCCTCGACTTCACCGTGCACCTGCTCGAGCCTCAAGAGCCGGTTGCCGGCGACGACGCCTCAGAGGCTGCCTGGGTGCCCCTCCCCGACGTGGGGGAGATGGGCCTGGTCGGGGGGCTCGCGGAGTTCCTCCACGACCACGGCGTCATCCCCACGATCCTTTAACTAGCGGCCCTTCCACTCCGGGGCGCGCTTCTCGATGAAGGCCTTGGGGCCCTCGCTGAAGTCCTCGGTGGCGACGACGCGGCCGAAGCCCTCGTTGGTGAGGCGCCATGCCGACTCGTCGTCGATGAGAGCCCCGGCGCGGACCACGGCCATGCTCTCGCGCACCGCGACGGGGGCGTTGACGCAGATCCGCTCGGCGAGGGCGATGGCGGCCTCGACGGCCTTGCCGTCCTCGACCAGCTCGTTGACCATGCCGAGGGCGTGGGCCCGCTCGGCATCGATCGGGTCTCCCGTGAGAGCCATCTCCATCGCGACCTTCGCTGGAAGCACCCGCGGGAGGCGAAAGAGGCCGCCGGCCGCGGCGATCAGGGAGCGCTTGACCTCGGGGATGCCAAAGGCGGCGCGCGTGGAGGCCACCACGAGGTCGCACGACAGCACGATCTCGCAGCCTCCAGCGAGGGCAGGGCCGTCGACCGCGGCGATCAGTGGCTTGGTGCGCTCGCGACGGGCAATGCCGGCGAAGCCGCCCCGCTCGGTCTGGAGGGCGGCCGCCTGACCGCTGGCGATGGCCTTCAGGTCGGCGCCGGCGGAGAACACCGTGCCCTCACCGGCGATGACGCCGACCCAGGTGTCGTCGTCGGCCTCCAGACGGTCGATGCCCGCCTCCATGGCTGCGGCGACCTCGCCGTTGACGGCGTTGCGGGCCTCGGGGCGGTTGATGGTGAGGACGGCGACGCGTCCGTGCTGGGTGTAGTCGACCATGGCCGGGCACCCTAGTGGGTGCCCGGTGACCCCACTGATGGTCCCGTCACCGACGAATGCCCCGGCGAGGGCCGTCGGCGTCGCTAGCCTCGTCGTCGGTGAGCACCGACGACGGGCACCTCCGGTGTCCCTTCTGCGAGAGCTACGAGGTCGACCGGCTCTACCTGGGGTCGCTCGACCTCGACGCCTGCGTGTGCCAAGCCTGCGGCGCACGGTGGGACGAGCACCGGGGGAGCGGCGACTACGCCGGTCGGGGTTCGAGCTCGTCGGTCCTCAGCCCCCGGCCTGCCTCCGAGCGCTAGGAGGAGGACGCCGCCCCGTCGTCGCCGTCGCCGGGCGACGAGGGCGGTGGTCCGTCGGGTGCCAGCAGCTGGTCGCCGTGGGCCCGGGGGTCGTCACCACGGGGCGTCGCCTCGGTCGTCGCTGCGTCGACCGCCGTCCCCGCCGGGGGTTCGACCGGCTCAGCTGGTGTCGGGGCCGGGGCTGCAGCCGGGGCCGAAGCTGCACTGGCCGGTGGTTCGTCGGCAAGGGGCGCCTGCTGGGTGGGTGCCTGCTCGGCGGGAACGGCCGCCGGGGTGTCCACCGGCGACTCCGGATGAGCCTCGGCTGCCGCTGTTCCTTCGACGATGGCTTCGGGCGCCGCGGGCGCCGCGGGCGCCGCAGGCTCCGCTGCGGCCTCGGGTGTCCGCGCCTCTGGCGGCGCGGACGGCGCCTCGGCCGCTGAGGTCGCGGAGGTCGCGGGCTCGGGGCGGCGGGGTGGGGGAGGGGGGATGCGGCGGCCACCGGGACCGAGGACGGGTGGGCCTGCCGGCGCCGGTCTTGCCGGGGCACCGCCCGAGCGAGTCCGTCCCTTGCCGGGTCGCCCCTTGCCCTTGGGGGCAGGCGCGTCCACGCCGAACAGCGCGGCGATGGCGGGCGAGCGGCCGGCGTGCTTGCGGACCACGACGAGGAGCTCCTCACCAGGCTCGGCCGGAATGCCTGCGGGCATCACGTCGCGCCGCACCGGCGAGTAGGCCACGGCATCGAGCACCGTGGCCCAGCGGTCGGGCTCGATCTCGGCGGTGAGGGCGGCGCCGGCCGCCTCGACCAGGGCGGTCACGAGGTCGGCGGGCAGCACCTCGTTGGGCCGCGGCGGCCGGGCGGCGAGGCGCAGGGCCCGCACCACTCGCCCCGAGGTCACGGAGCCCCGCACGTCATCGATCCACTGCTGCAGCTCGGCGGGGGCCCGCCGGTCGAGGACGGCCTTCAGCGAGTCGGCCATGGCGCGCACCCGCTCGTCCCGGCTGACGTCGTCGGCGCTCACGACCACGGAGCGCAGGTCGCTCAGCGACAGCTCCTCGGCGTCGGCGGCGGCGGCCTCGGCACGGTCGAGCCACTCGGCCAGGCGGAAGCGGGGGAGGAGGTCCTCGGCGATGGCGAGCACGGCCGGGACCGGCACCTCGGGCTTGCCTTCGGCTTTGGCCTTGGTGTTCTGCTCGTTCAGCGCGGTGCGCACCGCCGGCATCCCACCACGCAGGACCTGCTCGGCGATCGGGTGCTGCTCGGGCGGGAGGGCGGCGAGGAGGGCGTCGCGGTGGGTGCGTCGGGGCCGCAGCTTCTTGGCCTTGGGCCGAGGGGGCGGCGGGGCCGGGCGCTCACGGCGTGGACGGTCGGGGCGGGCCCCGCGCTCGCCTTCGGCCCGGGGACCGCGGTCGCCTTCGGCCCGGGGGCCGCGGTCGCCTTCGGCCCGGGGGCCGCGGTCGGGCCGGCCGGCACCGGGACGCCCTCCGGGGCCGGAACGGGGTCCGGGACGGCGGTCTCGGTCGCCCTCACGGCGCGGACGGCGGTCGCCGCGGTCACCGCGGTCGTCCCTGCCCCCCTTGGCCAGGGTGGAGGTGACGGGGGTGAACTCGCGCTCGGGACCGATGACCTCGAGGCGCTCCGGCTCCGGCCGAGCGCCCTTGGGTGGCAGCACCGCCGTGACGGTGATGCCGTCGACGTCGAAGTCGGCGTCGGCCCGCACCACGTCGCCGACCTTGGCGTCGGAGTAGAGCAGCCCGCCGTCGAGGACGCCCTTGGGCTGGCGGGCGCCGGCGGCTCGCCACGTCCAGGTGCCGTCGTCCCTCGCACTGGTGAGCTCGACTTCGATCCGGCGGGACATAGGGCGACAACGCTACCCGCGCCCGGCCGCCGCTCAGAACCGGGTTGGCGGTCATCGGGAGGAGGGCCAGGCGAACGTCTTCGTGCCCCACGCCATCGCGGGGCCCGGCGCGGACGGAGCGCTACCATTTCGTCAAGTTGACGTTATGACGGGGGGTGGCAGGGGCATGGGCGAGGAGCGCGACGACCGATGCGGGTGGTGTGGCCGGGGCTTCACCCGGACGCCCGGACCGGGTCGGCCGAGGCGGTACTGCAGGCCCTCGTGCCGGCAGATGGACTACGCCGCCCGGCGGCGCTCGGCCGAGCTGGGCCTGAGCGAGTCAGAGCTCGTCGTCGCCCGCGCCGAGCTCGACGACCTGCATGACCGTCTGTACGTGCTCGAGTGCGCTGTCGAGGACGTCGAGCGCGACCTCGCCATGGCGGGCGACGACCCCGACGAGGTCCGCCGGGCCCTGGACTGGCTCCTCGACGCCGCTCGGCCCCTCATCGATCGCCGGTTCCAGTCGTCCCGCCGATAATCCTCGTTACGTAAAGTAGCGTATCGTGGGCCTCACACGACCTCGTCGGCCTCACAGGTGTCGTCGCCGACGCACAGCCGGACGCCTCGCCCGATCACGGCCACGAGGGTCACCCGCTCCCCCGCCGCGTTCAGCTTGTCGAGTCGCAGCGTCAAATCGTCGTCGTCGGTGGCGACGCCGATGACCTCGGTGGTGGCGACATCGCCGAAGGCCAGGGCGGGCTCCATCTCGGCCAGGTCGGCAGCCTCGATCGGGCGGTCTCCGACGGTGAAGCTGGAGGACTCCTGGGCCAGGACCAGTGCCGAGGTCAGTGCCGTGCGGAGGTCGACCTCGACGGCACGCTGGGCCGCCCTCCCGGAGGCACTGAGGAAGGTGGGGATGGCGATCGCGAGGATGATCCCGATGATCGTGAGGACCACCGCCACCTCCACCAGCGAGAACCCTTCTTGGGCGCGCAGCGGCGACGCGTGCCGCGCCATGGGGCGTTGCGCGGGGTGCGCACGGTTGCGGTCGTTCGATCCGATGCGTGTCCCATCGGCGTCGAGGGCACGTTGTTGACGGTTCCCAGCCACGCATACCTCCTGAACGGCTCGCAGCCGCATGCACACCGTGGTGCAGTACGGTCAGCGCGTGGACACGGTGGACCAGATCTCGGAGCGCTACATCACGGCGATGGCAGCGCTCGACCCCCTGTCGGCCACGAGCTGGGGTGTCCCCGGCCACGAGGACAAGCTGACCGACTTCAGCCCCGCGGGCCTCGCGGCGCGGGCCGATCTGCAGCGGCGCACCCTCGCCGAGCTCGACGAGGTCGACCAGGGCGACGACCTCGACCGCGTCGCCGTGGAGGTCATGGCCGAGCGGTTGGGGTCGGCGCTCGACCAGTACGAGACCGGCGAGCTGGCACGCCCGCTACGAGTGCTGTTCAGCCCCCTGGCTCAGGTCCGATCCACCTTCGACCTGATGAGGTTCGAGACCGCGGCCGACTGGGAGGTGGGCCGGACCCGGATGGCGGCGGTGCCCGCAGCCCTCGCCGGGATCCAGGAGCTGCTCCAGGACGGCCTCGACCGCGACCACGTCGTCGCCCGCCGACAGGCCCTCGCATGCGCCCTGCAGTGCGACGCCTGGGGCCACGGCGACGACGGGTTCTGGGTGACGCTTGGCCGGAGGAGCCCCTCGGAGTCCCTCGCAGCCGAGGCCGCCGCGGCCGCCGACGCGTACCGGCGCCTCGGGCAGTGGCTCCGCGAGTCGTACGCGCCGCGTGCCACCCCGCACGACCCGGTCGGGCGCGACCGCTACCAGGCGTGGGCGCGGGCCATGAACGGGACCGACCTCGACCTCGACGAGACCTACGCCTGGGGCTGGGCCGAGCTCCGGCGAGTCGAGGACCGCATGCTCGAAGTGGCGGGGCGGATCCTTCCCGGAGCCACCCTCGAGGAGGTGATCGCCCACGTCGAGGCCGACCCGTCCTACGCCATCGACGGTGTCGAGGAGTTCCAGCGCTGGAACCAGGACCTGATCGACTCGACGATCGCGGCGATGGACGGCGTCCACTTCGAGATCGCCGAGCCGCTTCGCCGCTGCGAGGCGATGATCGCGCCGCCGG
This window encodes:
- a CDS encoding DUF4193 family protein — its product is MADDLDDDVTDDLDEEIDDEDDLDDDDLDDDAFVEDLETDDLAVDADTDDEEDDAADAADEEDEVVPVKAKGNKAAKDDDTDEEEEEEEPDPDDVEADLDTILKDRLVVADDEDDDDDEDEVPDTDEKVEGTKVRPRAPGEFVCQSCFLVKHPSQLADPTAQLCRDCD
- a CDS encoding GNAT family N-acetyltransferase, translated to MEGARLATRDDVARLADLVVEAIAEQATGRGGPVWSQREARGVPAAASLEEAVADPDRFVVVGTINDVVVGFAAAHVEELRNAELLGVVTDIYTEADARGVGVGEAMINEVLDWCRGRGCSGVDALALPGNRSTKNFFETFGFTARAIIVHRSLTGEAGA
- a CDS encoding NUDIX domain-containing protein codes for the protein MRPPELCVGAVAVDDGRLLLIRRGHGPAQGDWSVPGGRVEAGETLAEAVVRELTEETGIEGVCGALLGVVERFDDDRHLVILDFTVHLLEPQEPVAGDDASEAAWVPLPDVGEMGLVGGLAEFLHDHGVIPTIL
- a CDS encoding crotonase/enoyl-CoA hydratase family protein, with amino-acid sequence MVDYTQHGRVAVLTINRPEARNAVNGEVAAAMEAGIDRLEADDDTWVGVIAGEGTVFSAGADLKAIASGQAAALQTERGGFAGIARRERTKPLIAAVDGPALAGGCEIVLSCDLVVASTRAAFGIPEVKRSLIAAAGGLFRLPRVLPAKVAMEMALTGDPIDAERAHALGMVNELVEDGKAVEAAIALAERICVNAPVAVRESMAVVRAGALIDDESAWRLTNEGFGRVVATEDFSEGPKAFIEKRAPEWKGR
- a CDS encoding prepilin-type N-terminal cleavage/methylation domain-containing protein; translated protein: MARHASPLRAQEGFSLVEVAVVLTIIGIILAIAIPTFLSASGRAAQRAVEVDLRTALTSALVLAQESSSFTVGDRPIEAADLAEMEPALAFGDVATTEVIGVATDDDDLTLRLDKLNAAGERVTLVAVIGRGVRLCVGDDTCEADEVV
- a CDS encoding DUF885 domain-containing protein; this encodes MDTVDQISERYITAMAALDPLSATSWGVPGHEDKLTDFSPAGLAARADLQRRTLAELDEVDQGDDLDRVAVEVMAERLGSALDQYETGELARPLRVLFSPLAQVRSTFDLMRFETAADWEVGRTRMAAVPAALAGIQELLQDGLDRDHVVARRQALACALQCDAWGHGDDGFWVTLGRRSPSESLAAEAAAAADAYRRLGQWLRESYAPRATPHDPVGRDRYQAWARAMNGTDLDLDETYAWGWAELRRVEDRMLEVAGRILPGATLEEVIAHVEADPSYAIDGVEEFQRWNQDLIDSTIAAMDGVHFEIAEPLRRCEAMIAPPGGAAAMYYTGPSEDFSRPGRTWYPTLGKTRFPLWREVSICYHEGVPGHHLQIAQVRYLADTLTRFQRLASGTSGHAEGWALYAERLMQELGFLDDPVFELGQLTCQAMRSVRVIVDIGMHLELPIPDDEPYHPGETWTPELALPFVIERSRFPSDFMASEVDRYLGMPGQAISYKVGERVWLDSREAARQRLGAAFDLKEFHRAALDLGGMGLDQLASELGRL